From the genome of Haloterrigena sp. KLK7, one region includes:
- a CDS encoding bacterio-opsin activator domain-containing protein: MSRSHSEKPVVEVEFRVDDPSYPFVDVSRAASCRLGLEVIFPHSDGGYVEYFTVEDAPPERILDPIDDTEAVDADLVARHDDGGRVRLHLRDGCVAATVVDFGAIPRTVEADGGDGRVVAEVASQSAAAELVDRFEREHPTVTVDDRRDRGRSTPLFTRHDFTQSVVETLTDRQREVFLTAYMNGFYDWPRKHEASELAAELGIAPATFSQHLRTAEGKIFSSLLDTDDENVFVE; this comes from the coding sequence ATGAGCCGAAGTCACAGCGAGAAACCGGTCGTCGAAGTCGAGTTCCGCGTCGACGATCCGTCGTATCCGTTCGTCGACGTGTCGCGGGCGGCGAGCTGCCGGCTCGGGCTCGAGGTGATCTTCCCTCACTCGGACGGCGGGTACGTCGAGTACTTCACCGTCGAGGACGCCCCGCCGGAGCGGATACTGGACCCGATCGACGACACCGAGGCGGTCGACGCGGACCTCGTCGCCCGACACGACGACGGCGGACGGGTACGGCTTCACCTTCGCGACGGCTGCGTCGCGGCTACCGTCGTCGATTTCGGCGCGATCCCGCGGACCGTCGAGGCCGACGGCGGTGACGGGCGGGTCGTCGCGGAGGTCGCCTCGCAGTCGGCCGCCGCCGAACTCGTCGACCGGTTCGAACGGGAGCATCCGACGGTGACCGTCGACGACCGTCGCGATCGGGGGCGATCGACGCCGCTCTTTACGCGACACGACTTCACGCAGTCAGTCGTCGAGACGCTCACCGACAGGCAGCGAGAGGTGTTTCTGACGGCCTACATGAACGGCTTCTACGACTGGCCGCGGAAGCACGAGGCCAGCGAACTCGCCGCCGAACTGGGGATCGCGCCGGCCACCTTCTCGCAGCATCTCCGGACCGCCGAAGGAAAGATCTTCAGTTCGCTCCTCGATACCGACGACGAGAACGTGTTCGTCGAGTAG
- a CDS encoding tyrosine--tRNA ligase codes for MDTYDLITRNAEEVVTDEEVRDLADDPAGKRAYVGYEPSGVLHLGHLLTANKLIDLQEAGMEVVVLLADVHAYLNGKGTFEEIRETAERMKAQFVAYGLDEDNTEFVYGSEFQLDEEYTLDLHELELSTTMNRAQRAMAEIQGDETAKVSHLVYPLMQTLDIEYLDLDLAVGGLDQRKVHMLAREKLPEVDYEVRPALHTPIVADLTSGEGKMSSSEGITISMEDSTEELEEKVNSAYCPPTRDPEPDDDGTERENPVLELFEYHVFPRFDEIVVERPEKYGGDLTYEAYESLAADLESGELHPADAKGTLASYLDELIAPGREKLRELRE; via the coding sequence ATGGATACCTACGACCTGATCACGCGAAACGCCGAGGAGGTCGTCACCGACGAGGAGGTCCGCGACCTCGCGGACGATCCCGCGGGCAAGCGCGCCTACGTCGGCTACGAGCCCTCCGGCGTGCTCCATCTCGGCCATCTGCTGACGGCGAACAAACTCATCGATCTCCAGGAGGCCGGCATGGAGGTCGTCGTCCTGCTGGCGGACGTCCACGCCTACCTCAACGGGAAGGGAACCTTCGAGGAGATCCGCGAGACCGCCGAGCGGATGAAAGCCCAGTTCGTCGCCTACGGGCTCGACGAGGACAACACCGAGTTCGTCTACGGCTCCGAGTTCCAACTCGACGAGGAGTACACCCTGGACCTCCACGAACTCGAGCTCTCGACCACGATGAACCGCGCTCAGCGCGCCATGGCCGAGATTCAGGGCGACGAGACGGCGAAGGTGAGTCACCTCGTCTACCCGCTGATGCAGACCTTGGACATCGAGTACCTCGATCTCGATCTCGCGGTCGGCGGGCTCGACCAGCGCAAGGTCCACATGCTCGCTCGCGAGAAGCTGCCCGAAGTCGACTACGAGGTCCGACCCGCCCTCCACACGCCCATCGTCGCCGACCTCACCAGCGGCGAGGGGAAGATGTCCTCGAGCGAGGGGATCACCATCTCGATGGAGGACTCGACCGAGGAGCTCGAGGAGAAGGTCAACTCGGCGTACTGCCCGCCGACCCGCGATCCGGAGCCGGACGACGACGGCACCGAGCGCGAGAACCCCGTCCTCGAGCTGTTCGAGTACCACGTCTTCCCGCGATTCGACGAGATCGTCGTCGAACGCCCCGAGAAGTACGGCGGCGACCTGACCTACGAGGCCTACGAGTCGCTGGCCGCGGACCTCGAGTCCGGCGAACTCCACCCCGCCGACGCGAAGGGAACGCTGGCGAGCTACCTGGACGAACTGATCGCGCCGGGCCGCGAGAAGCTCCGCGAGCTTCGAGAGTAG
- a CDS encoding amidohydrolase family protein, translating into MERTGTILRGPEFEPVEGRVVIGDEGRIEAIEETAIESDDIILPAFVNAHTHIGDSIAKEAGGGLSLEELVAPPDGLKHRLLRQASQDELAAAMRRSLQFMQEAGTAACLEFREGGVEGVETLERAAEGLEIEPIAFGRETVDAMHAGDGFGASGANDADFAEEREATREAGKPFGIHAGEVDASDIDPALDLEPEFLVHMVHPEPDHLERVAEQEVPIVVCPRSNLVTDVGLSPYEELNERTTLALGTDNVMLNSPSMFREMEFLAKLSDLPAAEILRMATVNGAEIADLECGLVEPGREARLLVLDGDSHNLAGARDPVRAVVRRAGVDDVREVVFGSADD; encoded by the coding sequence ATGGAACGAACGGGGACGATCCTTCGCGGGCCCGAGTTCGAACCCGTCGAGGGACGCGTCGTGATCGGCGACGAGGGACGGATCGAGGCGATCGAGGAGACGGCCATCGAGAGCGACGACATCATCCTGCCGGCGTTCGTCAACGCCCACACGCACATCGGCGACTCGATCGCGAAGGAGGCCGGCGGCGGCCTCTCGCTCGAGGAACTGGTCGCCCCGCCCGACGGGCTGAAACACCGGTTGCTGCGGCAGGCCTCGCAGGACGAACTCGCCGCGGCGATGCGTCGCTCGCTGCAGTTCATGCAGGAGGCGGGGACCGCGGCCTGCCTCGAGTTCCGCGAGGGCGGCGTCGAGGGCGTCGAGACCTTAGAGCGGGCCGCGGAGGGGCTCGAAATCGAGCCGATCGCCTTCGGCCGCGAGACGGTCGACGCGATGCACGCCGGCGACGGCTTCGGCGCCAGCGGGGCGAACGACGCCGACTTCGCGGAAGAGCGGGAGGCGACCCGCGAGGCGGGCAAACCGTTCGGCATCCACGCGGGCGAGGTCGACGCCAGCGACATCGACCCCGCGCTCGACCTGGAACCGGAGTTCCTTGTCCACATGGTCCACCCCGAGCCCGACCATCTCGAGCGCGTCGCCGAGCAGGAGGTCCCGATCGTCGTCTGTCCGCGTTCGAACCTCGTCACCGATGTCGGGCTGTCGCCCTACGAGGAACTGAACGAGCGGACGACGCTCGCGCTCGGGACGGACAACGTGATGCTCAACTCGCCGTCGATGTTCCGCGAGATGGAGTTCCTCGCCAAACTCTCCGACCTGCCGGCCGCCGAGATCCTCCGGATGGCCACGGTCAACGGTGCCGAGATCGCCGACCTCGAGTGCGGACTCGTCGAACCGGGACGGGAGGCCCGACTGCTGGTCCTCGACGGCGACTCGCACAACCTCGCCGGCGCTCGCGACCCGGTCCGGGCCGTGGTCCGGCGGGCCGGCGTCGACGACGTTCGTGAGGTCGTCTTCGGTTCAGCAGACGACTGA
- a CDS encoding SRPBCC domain-containing protein, translating into MNQIEAFEEIDAPPDVVWDVLIEFDGYPALNPFARAVGGSLPGDGGRRLRTDPSDGRRTTLGPAIVRVEPGRRLVWRDRLAVPFAFDGYREVRLEPTEDGRTLLLHRETNRGALVPLLFDREALERGFEATNAAVRDRAERRVAAVA; encoded by the coding sequence ATGAACCAGATCGAGGCGTTCGAGGAGATCGACGCCCCGCCCGACGTCGTCTGGGACGTCCTGATCGAGTTCGACGGCTATCCGGCGTTGAACCCGTTCGCCCGCGCCGTCGGAGGGTCGCTCCCGGGAGACGGCGGCCGGCGACTGCGGACCGACCCGTCGGACGGTCGCCGGACGACGCTCGGGCCCGCGATCGTCCGCGTCGAACCCGGACGGCGACTCGTCTGGCGCGACCGACTCGCCGTCCCCTTCGCCTTCGACGGCTACCGCGAGGTGCGTCTGGAGCCGACCGAGGACGGCCGGACCCTGCTACTCCACCGCGAGACGAACCGCGGCGCGCTCGTCCCGTTACTGTTCGATCGGGAGGCGCTCGAGCGCGGCTTCGAAGCGACGAACGCCGCCGTCAGGGACCGCGCCGAGCGTCGGGTCGCCGCCGTCGCGTAA
- a CDS encoding acyl-CoA dehydrogenase family protein, with the protein MSFHLEPEREAIRDAVREFGENEIRPIAAEYEAEQRYPAELLADAAALDFVAPHVPEAYGGAGMDPISTAIVTEELWRADPGVGGSIAAADFGTGMLLEYGDERLCEEWLPEITAGETPIATGISEPAHGSNVAGMETRAEKDGDEWVIDGQKMWITNGTVADVAIVMAKTSPERGHTGITAFLTPTDVDGYEATRITNKLGIKAQDTAEIVLDDIRVPEENVVGEVDRGFYQLMEFFAPARVDVAAQATGVAQAALEEAIDYATEREQFDRKIAAFQAIRHKIAEMATGIEAGRSLAYRAASALESGDDATATRLAAMAKLFASETAVDVTDEALQVHGGAGYVSDHPIERFYRDARITKIYDGTSEIQKNVIADQLL; encoded by the coding sequence ATGTCCTTCCATCTCGAGCCGGAGCGGGAAGCGATTCGCGACGCGGTCAGGGAGTTCGGCGAGAACGAGATCCGACCGATCGCCGCGGAGTACGAGGCCGAACAGCGGTATCCGGCGGAACTGCTCGCCGATGCCGCCGCCCTCGACTTCGTGGCACCCCACGTCCCCGAGGCGTACGGCGGCGCCGGAATGGACCCGATCTCGACCGCGATCGTCACCGAGGAACTGTGGCGGGCCGATCCCGGCGTCGGCGGCTCGATCGCCGCCGCGGACTTCGGCACCGGCATGCTCCTCGAGTACGGCGACGAGCGACTGTGCGAGGAGTGGCTGCCGGAGATCACCGCCGGCGAGACGCCGATCGCGACGGGCATCTCCGAGCCCGCCCACGGCTCGAACGTCGCGGGGATGGAGACGCGCGCGGAAAAAGACGGTGACGAGTGGGTCATCGACGGACAGAAGATGTGGATCACGAACGGCACGGTCGCCGACGTGGCGATCGTCATGGCCAAGACCTCGCCCGAGCGGGGTCACACCGGGATCACGGCGTTCCTGACGCCCACCGACGTCGACGGCTACGAGGCGACGCGCATCACGAACAAACTCGGGATTAAGGCTCAGGACACCGCCGAGATCGTCCTCGACGACATCCGCGTCCCCGAGGAAAACGTCGTCGGGGAGGTCGACCGCGGCTTCTACCAGTTGATGGAGTTCTTCGCGCCCGCCCGCGTCGACGTGGCCGCGCAGGCGACCGGTGTGGCGCAGGCCGCACTCGAGGAAGCGATCGACTACGCCACCGAGCGCGAGCAGTTCGACCGGAAGATCGCGGCGTTTCAGGCGATCCGGCACAAGATCGCGGAGATGGCGACGGGGATCGAGGCGGGACGGTCGCTCGCCTATCGCGCCGCGAGCGCCCTCGAGTCGGGCGACGACGCGACCGCGACGAGACTGGCCGCGATGGCGAAACTGTTCGCGAGCGAGACCGCCGTCGACGTCACCGACGAGGCGCTGCAGGTCCACGGAGGGGCGGGCTACGTCTCGGACCACCCGATCGAACGGTTCTATCGGGACGCTCGGATCACCAAGATCTACGACGGCACGAGCGAGATCCAGAAGAACGTCATCGCCGATCAGCTGCTGTAG
- a CDS encoding biotin--[acetyl-CoA-carboxylase] ligase — MNETRRAILEALSDGPVSGPELAESLDVSRAAVWKQIDGLRDAGFEIESGPTGYELVAVEAYTGPAVEFGLEAPISVDYHETIGSTNDRARELAADGTADVAVLADEQTGSRGRLEREWSSPSGGVWMSVVSRPAIAPARAPLYTLAAAVATARATREVGVDARIKWPNDVVVPVGDEGDYRKLAGVLTEMEGETDRVDWLVVGIGVNANVDADRLPEGATSIRDEAGDVDRRLFVQRLLEEFDDYRNDLEAVVPAWRDLTLTLGQRVRVDRPAGEIVGEAVDVTDSGALVVETDDGRRTVSAGDCEHLRPV; from the coding sequence ATGAACGAGACGCGACGGGCGATCCTCGAGGCGCTGTCCGACGGGCCGGTCTCCGGGCCGGAGCTGGCCGAGTCGCTGGACGTCTCGCGGGCGGCGGTCTGGAAACAGATCGACGGCCTCCGCGACGCCGGCTTCGAGATCGAGAGCGGACCGACCGGCTACGAACTGGTCGCCGTCGAGGCGTACACCGGGCCGGCCGTCGAGTTCGGGCTCGAGGCCCCGATTTCGGTCGACTACCACGAGACGATCGGGAGCACGAACGACCGCGCGCGCGAACTCGCCGCCGACGGGACCGCAGACGTGGCCGTACTGGCCGACGAGCAGACCGGCAGCCGCGGTCGACTGGAGCGCGAGTGGTCGTCACCGTCCGGTGGCGTCTGGATGAGCGTCGTCTCGCGGCCCGCGATCGCGCCCGCGCGAGCGCCGCTGTACACGCTCGCGGCCGCGGTCGCGACGGCGCGGGCGACCCGCGAGGTCGGCGTCGACGCCCGGATCAAGTGGCCCAACGACGTGGTCGTCCCGGTCGGAGACGAGGGCGACTACCGGAAGCTCGCGGGCGTCCTCACCGAGATGGAGGGCGAGACGGATCGGGTCGACTGGCTCGTCGTCGGTATCGGGGTCAACGCGAACGTCGACGCCGATCGGCTTCCGGAGGGAGCAACGAGTATTCGCGACGAGGCGGGCGACGTCGATCGCCGGCTGTTCGTCCAGCGACTCCTCGAGGAGTTCGACGACTATCGGAACGACCTCGAGGCCGTCGTCCCGGCGTGGCGGGACCTGACGCTGACGCTGGGCCAGCGCGTCAGGGTCGACCGGCCCGCGGGCGAAATCGTCGGCGAGGCGGTCGACGTCACCGATTCGGGGGCGCTCGTGGTCGAGACGGACGACGGGCGACGGACGGTCTCGGCGGGAGACTGCGAACACTTGCGGCCGGTCTGA
- a CDS encoding helix-turn-helix domain-containing protein, which produces MKSMGIELEYALEALPPLHAGICESPDIDREIIVGGRAIDGIETITSFVYGDSEAYASLLEDLEAVREYDITTTDDGFFCYLRRDLGADGLSLLNALAQETVVVVPPIEVGSDRTIRLTLVGHPSALTTVVEEVPDGIRLDVQWVSDEVTVSGPAVTERQTAALRTARDVGYYEIPREAGIETVAAELDCAVSTASELLRRGEANAVERALEGDRSSR; this is translated from the coding sequence ATGAAATCGATGGGGATCGAACTGGAATACGCCCTCGAGGCGCTCCCGCCGCTGCACGCGGGCATCTGCGAATCGCCCGACATCGATCGGGAGATCATCGTCGGGGGACGGGCGATCGACGGGATCGAGACGATCACGTCGTTCGTCTACGGGGATTCCGAGGCCTACGCGTCGCTGCTCGAGGACCTCGAGGCCGTCCGCGAGTACGATATCACGACCACGGACGACGGCTTCTTCTGCTATCTCCGGCGGGACCTCGGCGCGGACGGACTGTCGCTGTTGAACGCGCTCGCACAGGAGACCGTCGTGGTCGTACCGCCGATCGAGGTCGGGTCGGATCGAACGATTCGCCTGACCCTCGTCGGTCACCCATCCGCGCTCACCACCGTCGTTGAAGAGGTTCCCGACGGAATCCGACTGGACGTCCAGTGGGTGAGCGACGAGGTGACGGTCTCCGGGCCGGCCGTGACCGAGCGACAGACGGCGGCCCTGCGGACGGCCCGCGACGTCGGCTACTACGAGATCCCCCGGGAAGCGGGGATCGAGACCGTCGCCGCCGAACTCGACTGCGCCGTCTCGACGGCGTCGGAACTCCTCCGGCGCGGCGAAGCGAACGCGGTCGAGCGCGCCCTCGAGGGCGATCGGTCGTCGCGATAG
- a CDS encoding universal stress protein, translating into MYDCILVPTDGSPEVEHALEYAFDLARSHDATVRAIYVVDVTGYGSLPMEAALEGIGSALREDGERAVGRVEELAPADVDVETAVLEGSPSRVIVDQAQPGECDLVVMGTHGRAGIDRLLLGSVTERVVRRAPVPVLAVHVDPSDDEGDRRDRKRVAVE; encoded by the coding sequence ATGTACGACTGTATCCTCGTTCCGACCGACGGCTCGCCGGAGGTCGAACACGCCCTCGAGTACGCGTTCGATCTGGCCCGGAGCCACGACGCCACGGTGCGAGCGATCTACGTCGTCGACGTCACGGGCTACGGAAGCCTCCCGATGGAAGCCGCACTGGAGGGAATCGGCAGCGCCCTCCGCGAGGACGGAGAGCGCGCGGTCGGTCGGGTCGAGGAGCTCGCGCCGGCCGACGTCGATGTCGAGACGGCGGTGCTCGAGGGATCGCCGAGCCGCGTCATCGTCGATCAGGCCCAGCCAGGGGAGTGCGACCTCGTCGTCATGGGAACGCACGGACGGGCCGGTATCGACCGACTCCTGCTGGGCAGCGTCACCGAACGCGTCGTTCGCCGCGCGCCGGTGCCGGTACTGGCGGTTCACGTCGATCCCTCCGACGACGAGGGGGATCGCCGGGACCGGAAACGCGTCGCCGTCGAGTGA
- a CDS encoding HalOD1 output domain-containing protein, whose translation MPGPTDLPDDDVVTRRTLDTTRDAPAIGLVEIVADLEETDAMELTPIYDRADDLIDDLFGTPPGADADARLEFTYQGYRIAVEQDGTVVIREPSA comes from the coding sequence ATGCCCGGCCCGACCGATCTACCCGACGACGACGTCGTCACGCGCCGAACCCTCGACACCACGCGAGACGCCCCAGCGATCGGACTCGTAGAGATCGTCGCCGACCTCGAGGAGACCGACGCGATGGAGCTCACGCCGATCTACGATCGGGCCGACGATCTGATCGACGACCTCTTCGGGACGCCGCCCGGCGCCGACGCCGACGCGAGACTCGAGTTCACCTACCAGGGATATCGGATCGCCGTCGAGCAGGACGGAACCGTCGTGATTCGAGAGCCATCGGCGTAA
- the katG gene encoding catalase/peroxidase HPI has translation MTWSNQDWWPDLLRVDILDDNTVDASPYGDDFDYAEAFQQLDYEAVKADIEDVMTTSRDWWPADYGHYGPLFIRMAWHSAGTYRTLDGRAGASGGLQRLPPESSWPDNVNLDKARRLLQPVKRKYGRKLSWADLMVLAGNVALESMGFETYGFAGGREDAYKSNEAVEWGPETEWETTSPERYRDGEVGDLKDPLANTVMGLIYVNPEGPYGEPDLEGSAKNIREEFSRMAMTDEETVALIAGGHTFGKVHGADDPDENLGPEPEAAPVDLQGLGWQHEGSEDKIGGLDVISSGIEGPWNASPIQWDTGYVDNLLDHEWEPHKGPGNAWQWRAKDEDDLEAAPDAQDSSDTQLPMMLTTDVALKHDPDYREVLERFQENPNEFRESFAKAWFKLLHRDMGPPERYLGPEVPEETMIWQDPVPDADYELIGEDEIDELEAEILDSDLTVPQLVKTAWASASTYRESDKRGGANGARIRLEPQKNWEVNEPEELETVLLTYEDIQAEFKLSRDDDVRVSLADLIVLGGNAAIEQAAAEAGYDVDIPFDPGRTDASQEQTDVESFEALEPKAEGFRNYLGGEYDDLYDSPEARLVDHAHLLTLSVPEMTALAGGMRSLGATYGDRSAFTDEPGVLTNDFFANLLDMDYDWEPVSEDREYFEIRDRDGGDVEWEATRLDLVFGSNARLRALADAYGADDGEEELVHDFVDAWKKVMTLDRFDLE, from the coding sequence ATGACCTGGTCCAACCAAGACTGGTGGCCGGATCTGCTGAGAGTAGATATCCTCGACGATAACACCGTGGACGCCAGTCCGTACGGCGATGACTTCGACTACGCGGAGGCGTTCCAGCAACTCGATTACGAGGCGGTGAAAGCGGACATCGAGGACGTGATGACGACCTCTCGGGACTGGTGGCCGGCCGACTACGGACACTACGGGCCGCTGTTCATTCGGATGGCCTGGCACAGCGCGGGGACGTATCGCACGCTCGACGGCCGGGCTGGCGCGTCCGGCGGTCTCCAGCGCCTCCCGCCGGAGAGCAGTTGGCCGGACAACGTCAACCTCGACAAGGCCCGCCGCCTGCTCCAGCCGGTCAAGCGGAAGTACGGACGCAAGCTCTCGTGGGCCGACCTGATGGTCCTCGCCGGGAACGTCGCCCTCGAGTCGATGGGCTTCGAGACGTACGGCTTCGCCGGCGGCCGCGAGGACGCGTACAAGTCCAACGAGGCCGTCGAGTGGGGTCCCGAGACGGAGTGGGAGACGACCTCGCCCGAGCGCTACCGCGACGGAGAGGTCGGCGACCTCAAGGACCCGCTCGCGAACACCGTGATGGGGCTCATCTACGTGAACCCCGAGGGGCCGTACGGCGAACCGGACCTCGAGGGCTCCGCGAAGAACATCCGCGAGGAGTTCTCTCGCATGGCGATGACCGACGAGGAGACCGTGGCGCTCATCGCCGGCGGCCACACCTTCGGGAAGGTCCACGGCGCGGACGACCCCGACGAGAACCTCGGCCCCGAGCCCGAGGCGGCCCCCGTCGATCTGCAGGGCCTCGGCTGGCAACACGAAGGCAGCGAGGACAAGATCGGCGGACTCGACGTCATCTCGAGCGGTATCGAAGGGCCGTGGAACGCCTCGCCGATCCAGTGGGACACGGGCTACGTCGACAATCTGCTCGATCACGAGTGGGAGCCCCACAAGGGGCCCGGCAACGCGTGGCAGTGGCGGGCGAAAGACGAGGACGACCTCGAGGCCGCGCCGGACGCCCAGGACTCCTCGGACACCCAGCTACCGATGATGTTGACGACGGACGTCGCCCTGAAGCACGACCCCGACTACCGGGAGGTCCTAGAACGCTTCCAGGAGAACCCCAACGAGTTCCGGGAGTCGTTCGCGAAGGCGTGGTTCAAGCTCCTCCACCGCGACATGGGACCGCCCGAGCGGTACCTCGGGCCGGAGGTCCCCGAGGAGACGATGATCTGGCAGGATCCGGTCCCCGACGCCGACTACGAACTGATCGGCGAGGACGAGATCGACGAACTCGAGGCGGAGATCCTCGATTCGGACCTCACCGTCCCGCAACTGGTCAAGACCGCGTGGGCGTCGGCGTCGACGTACCGCGAGAGCGACAAGCGCGGCGGCGCGAACGGCGCGCGGATCCGCCTCGAACCCCAGAAGAACTGGGAGGTCAACGAGCCCGAGGAACTGGAGACGGTCCTTTTGACCTACGAGGACATTCAGGCCGAGTTCAAACTCTCCCGTGACGACGACGTACGGGTCTCGCTCGCCGACCTGATCGTGCTTGGGGGCAACGCGGCCATCGAGCAGGCAGCGGCCGAGGCCGGCTACGACGTGGACATTCCGTTCGACCCGGGCCGCACGGACGCCTCACAGGAGCAAACCGACGTCGAGTCCTTCGAGGCGCTCGAGCCGAAGGCCGAGGGCTTCCGGAACTACCTCGGTGGCGAGTACGACGACCTGTACGACTCGCCGGAGGCGCGGCTGGTAGACCACGCGCACCTCCTGACCCTGTCGGTACCCGAGATGACGGCGCTGGCCGGTGGCATGCGTTCGCTGGGTGCGACCTACGGGGATCGCAGCGCCTTTACCGACGAACCCGGCGTCCTGACGAACGATTTCTTCGCGAACCTGCTCGATATGGACTACGACTGGGAGCCGGTCTCGGAGGACAGGGAATACTTCGAAATCCGCGACCGCGACGGCGGCGACGTCGAGTGGGAGGCCACCCGCCTCGACCTCGTCTTCGGCTCGAACGCTCGGCTCCGAGCGCTCGCGGACGCCTACGGTGCCGACGACGGCGAGGAGGAGCTCGTCCATGATTTCGTGGACGCCTGGAAGAAGGTGATGACGCTCGATCGCTTCGACCTCGAGTGA
- a CDS encoding methyltransferase domain-containing protein, whose amino-acid sequence MATERDGRDSGRDATTPADDQYEAHLERSRAVWDRWSDWYGMSERDFEPIREAAIDLLELQAGDRVLEIGCGPGVNFERVRRDIGAEGELVAVDYSPEMLENARNRIAAHGWENVELRRADAARTAFDEPFDAALATLSLSVMPDVRRTVETVSRSLRPGTRFAVVDVRPAPSGPLRVLNPLIRRFLRWYANWNPDGDVVGSLEAVFDRCEIVDTHLAGTAYTAVCEKRDAA is encoded by the coding sequence ATGGCCACGGAACGCGACGGGCGCGACTCCGGACGCGACGCGACGACGCCGGCGGACGACCAGTACGAAGCCCACCTCGAGCGCAGTCGCGCGGTCTGGGACCGCTGGAGCGACTGGTACGGGATGAGCGAGCGGGACTTCGAACCGATCCGCGAGGCGGCGATCGATCTCCTCGAGTTGCAGGCGGGCGACCGCGTCCTCGAGATCGGCTGCGGCCCGGGCGTCAACTTCGAGCGGGTTCGACGCGATATCGGCGCGGAGGGCGAACTCGTCGCCGTCGACTACAGCCCGGAAATGCTCGAGAACGCCCGGAATCGGATCGCGGCTCACGGCTGGGAGAACGTCGAACTGCGTCGAGCCGACGCCGCGAGGACCGCGTTCGACGAGCCGTTCGACGCGGCGCTGGCGACGCTCTCGCTCTCGGTCATGCCCGACGTCCGCCGCACCGTGGAGACGGTCTCCCGGTCGCTGCGCCCCGGTACGCGGTTCGCCGTCGTCGACGTTCGACCGGCCCCGAGCGGTCCCCTCCGCGTCCTGAATCCCCTCATCCGGCGGTTCCTCCGCTGGTACGCGAACTGGAACCCCGACGGCGACGTGGTCGGATCGCTCGAGGCCGTCTTCGATCGCTGCGAAATCGTCGACACGCACCTCGCTGGCACCGCCTACACGGCCGTCTGCGAGAAGCGCGACGCTGCGTGA
- a CDS encoding 4-phosphopantoate--beta-alanine ligase, translating into MTDYDTVSAEVDHEEEIPEDHPRYQDLLTRHRIEKGVEKGITHLQGMHAEGRGSAFDYLLGEETIPSADAAERAAAAHLLLADRPVLSINGNVAALVPEEMAALADATGADLEVNLFNRTEERIEAIADHLRDHGAGDVKGLEADARIPNLDHQRAKVDEDGIYAADVVLVPLEDGDRAEALDEMGKTEIVIDLNPLSRSPQVADVPIVDNIIRAVPNMTEHARDLADADESELEAIVEAFDREAALEEAEERIRSGEL; encoded by the coding sequence GTGACAGACTACGACACCGTCTCCGCGGAGGTCGACCACGAGGAGGAGATCCCGGAGGACCATCCGCGATACCAGGATCTGCTCACCCGCCACCGGATCGAGAAGGGCGTCGAGAAGGGCATCACCCACCTGCAGGGGATGCACGCCGAGGGCCGAGGCAGCGCCTTCGACTACTTACTCGGCGAGGAGACGATTCCCAGCGCCGACGCGGCCGAACGCGCCGCTGCGGCTCACCTGCTGCTGGCCGACCGACCCGTGCTCTCGATCAACGGGAACGTCGCCGCGCTCGTCCCCGAGGAGATGGCCGCCCTCGCCGACGCGACCGGCGCCGATCTCGAGGTCAACCTCTTCAACCGCACCGAGGAACGGATCGAAGCGATCGCCGACCATCTCCGCGACCACGGCGCCGGGGACGTCAAGGGGCTCGAGGCCGACGCGCGCATCCCGAATCTGGATCACCAGCGCGCGAAAGTCGACGAGGACGGGATCTACGCGGCCGACGTCGTGCTCGTCCCCCTCGAGGACGGCGACCGCGCCGAGGCGTTAGACGAGATGGGCAAGACCGAGATCGTGATCGACCTCAACCCGCTCTCGCGGTCGCCGCAGGTCGCCGACGTTCCGATCGTCGACAACATCATCCGTGCAGTTCCGAACATGACCGAACACGCCCGCGACCTCGCGGACGCCGACGAGTCGGAGCTCGAGGCGATCGTCGAGGCGTTCGACCGCGAGGCCGCTCTCGAGGAGGCGGAGGAGCGAATCCGGTCGGGCGAGTTGTGA